The following proteins are co-located in the Acanthochromis polyacanthus isolate Apoly-LR-REF ecotype Palm Island chromosome 7, KAUST_Apoly_ChrSc, whole genome shotgun sequence genome:
- the mn1b gene encoding LOW QUALITY PROTEIN: transcriptional activator MN1 (The sequence of the model RefSeq protein was modified relative to this genomic sequence to represent the inferred CDS: inserted 2 bases in 2 codons): MFGLEQFGSQINSRNPGQSERNINQQRLNMGSHYKSPGFHAGGPPGAVEPGMGPLSEPQMLGLNMNMNGEQYGGFHPRGHSDMHAGGGLQQQPQQGPMHGFFNNQQPHQGHPHSHQPHPHQHHPHFSGNFGGPEPGSSCLHGGRLMGYNNNGMGPQQGFGEGFDPLAEGQAGDGFSQQQQQQQQRPGNMPDFQHHGPPTGNHAVPAPCLPLDQSPNRAASFHGLPSSSSSSSESHGLEPRRMPNQGAVEGLEYNFPSEPPSGHFDVPVFSPSESESQLPHFGPGRPVPGGNFPGNPGMPRTPGMQGISKGHQPPPQPQQPQHGVFFERFGNGRKVPVGMESGVNARHPLMQQQQQAGLIARQNSCPPGLPRPPQAEPGSANPNILDGGVMMPGQHNQFEYPIHRLENRGLHPYGDPMFNMQQPAPPPSQQPPNQRLQHFDSPYMNMAKRPRFDFPNAHGGEGWCGSMDNHLSPSAYPGLPGEFTPPVNDGFPPGPLQHPGPEQQSLQQRQNAAMMIKQMASRNQQQRMRQPSLQQLGHHGDVPPGPMAHGGPVGNMPQPNFDRENGGRMPNIDGQNPHVTQENSWFQGSHPPGEMMSRRMGGAGSESGPHDMGLQQNGAGMMFRPGIGMQEPMRIPGDGHVQTLHSPGMHSQFSGNMGNLSQMQSPGAGAGHPNAPAERRPADFPAPPMGAQPAFPYGXANRQGPAHSAPQGVSTSPGSYPPQSEFPSGQRSSVSKLGALSLGNFSKTSTKDSVFGQSCLAALSTACQNMIASLGAPNLNVTFNKKNQNEGKRKLSQTEQDINSSTSNGTGSAGPEYFQSSTSQNSQMPGTGNSNSKPASQSQTVQGEASALSPNYNMDATPCSEGKATTGSGRGRGRRKRDSGHVSPGIFFXSDNGNPVVSPGQQTPSAGVGERGGGTPHEKHLQSPSWGKGGDLMLGDQADLMSSLDSGIQSVAAKSDSSSPRVDFPDDVSTHYGNEDEVSSSSDAGGASNTKPNRSPMITGSPKMQRGDHGLINGQKPLTMGINNHTTSTPDSYGLNAGVGTGASGVSHPGTPGVEQVRTPSSTSGQEEIHPLEILQAQIQLQRQQFSISEDQPLAMKNGKKNGDCPSQNGDNELASCSPDAGKGSMGTIDLDTLMAEQHATWYVPSDKAMMDGSEDDKAMGPWEKNKSQNNSKEESELSQSKAGAGAPGAGSGGGGGGGGGGGGGGGGSSGGNHLQCLSVHCTDELGDSKGRGGPVSSWRSLHSDISNRFGTFVAALT; the protein is encoded by the exons ATGTTTGGGCTGGAACAGTTTGGTTCTCAAATTAATAGCAGAAACCCTGGCCAGTCAGAGAGAAACATAAACCAACAAAGACTGAACATGGGCTCCCATTATAAAAGCCCAGGTTTTCATGCTGGAGGCCCGCCCGGTGCCGTGGAGCCCGGTATGGGCCCTCTGAGCGAGCCGCAAATGCTCGGGCTCAATATGAACATGAACGGAGAGCAGTACGGGGGCTTTCATCCACGGGGACACTCAGACATGCATGCAGGCGGCGGACTtcagcagcagcctcagcaAGGACCGATGCATGGATTTTTCAACAACCAGCAACCTCACCAAGGACATCCTCACAGTCACCAACCTCACCCCCACCAACATCACCCTCATTTCAGTGGGAATTTTGGAGGCCCAGAGCCAGGTTCATCATGCCTGCACGGTGGCAGGCTAATGGGCTACAACAATAATGGCATGGGACCACAGCAGGGCTTTGGAGAAGGATTTGATCCTCTTGCTGAGGGACAGGCAGGGGATGGCttttcccagcagcagcagcagcagcagcagcggcctGGTAACATGCCCGACTTTCAACATCACGGGCCTCCCACCGGCAACCATGCTGTCCCTGCCCCCTGTCTACCCCTGGACCAGTCACCTAATAGAGCAGCATCCTTCCACGGtcttccttcctcctcatcctcctcctctgagtCTCATGGTTTAGAGCCGCGACGGATGCCCAACCAGGGAGCCGTAGAAGGATTAGAGTATAACTTCCCGAGTGAACCTCCATCTGGACATTTTGATGTACCTGTATTTTCcccatcagaatcagaatctcAGTTACCACATTTTGGGCCAGGAAGGCCAGTTCCCGGCGGAAATTTTCCAGGGAACCCTGGCATGCCCCGGACACCTGGCATGCAGGGCATCTCTAAGGGGCACCAGCCGCCGCCACAGCCCCAGCAGCCTCAGCATGGAGTGTTTTTTGAGCGTTTTGGAAACGGCCGGAAGGTGCCCGTGGGGATGGAGTCGGGGGTCAATGCAAGACATCCTCTgatgcagcagcaacaacaggcTGGCTTGATAGCCAGACAGAACTCATGCCCCCCTGGCCTCCCACGACCCCCTCAGGCTGAGCCCGGCTCTGCTAACCCTAATATTTTGGATGGAGGGGTCATGATGCCTGGCCAACACAACCAGTTTGAATATCCCATTCACAGACTGGAAAATAGGGGTCTGCACCCCTATGGGGACCCCATGTTTAATATGCAACAGccagctcctcctccctcccaaCAGCCCCCAAATCAGAGGCTGCAACACTTTGACTCTCCTTATATGAACATGGCCAAAAGGCCTAGATTTGATTTTCCTAATGCACATGGCGGCGAAGGCTGGTGTGGCAGTATGGATAACCACCTCTCTCCCTCGGCTTACCCCGGGCTTCCTGGAGAGTTCACCCCACCTGTGAATGATGGGTTCCCACCAGGGCCCCTGCAGCATCCAGGACCCGAGCAGCAGTCTCTGCAGCAGCGGCAGAATGCAGCCATGATGATAAAACAGATGGCCTCTCGCAATCAGCAACAGCGGATGAGACAGCcaagtctgcagcagttgggtcaCCATGGCGATGTTCCTCCTGGCCCCATGGCTCATGGAGGTCCCGTTGGGAACATGCCACAGCCCAACTTTGACAGGGAGAATGGTGGCAGGATGCCCAATATTGATGGACAAAATCCTCATGTAACTCAGGAGAACTCCTGGTTTCAGGGGTCCCACCCACCAGGAGAGATGATGTCACGGCGTATGGGTGGAGCAGGTAGTGAGTCAGGGCCCCATGACATGGGGCTGCAGCAGAACGGGGCTGGGATGATGTTTCGGCCTGGCATTGGCATGCAGGAGCCCATGAGAATACCAGGAGATGGACATGTGCAGACCCTTCATTCCCCTGGCATGCACTCACAGTTCAGTGGCAACATGGGAAACCTCTCACAAATGCAGTCtccaggagcaggagcaggacaTCCAAATGCACCAGCAGAGAGGCGGCCAGCTGACTTTCCTGCACCTCCAATGGGAGCACAGCCAGCGTTTCCCTATG GGGCTAACCGTCAGGGGCCGGCCCACAGTGCTCCCCAGGGGGTGAGCACCTCACCGGGGAGCTACCCTCCTCAGTCTGAGTTCCCCTCAGGCCAGCGATCGTCTGTTAGTAAGCTTGGAGCTCTGTCCCTCGGGAACTTCAGCAAAACCAGCACTAAAGACAGTGTTTTCGGCCAGAGCTGCCTAGCAGCCCTTTCCACGGCCTGCCAGAACATGATCGCTAGCCTAGGGGCCCCCAATCTTAACGTAACATTCAACAAGAAGAACCAAAATGAGGGCAAGCGAAAACTGAGTCAGACAGAGCAGGACATTAATAGCAGCACATCTAATGGGACTGGCAGTGCTGGTCCTGAATATTTTCAGAGCAGCACTTCCCAGAACAGCCAGATGCCTGGCACCGGGAATAGCAACTCTAAGCCTGCGAGTCAAAGCCAGACGGTGCAGGGGGAAGCCAGTGCCCTCTCCCCAAATTACAACATGGACGCTACCCCGTGCAGTGAGGGGAAGGCAACAACAGGGagtgggagagggagagggaggagaaaaagagaCAGCGGACATGTGAGCCctggaatttttt cctctgacaATGGTAACCCTGTTGTAAGTCCAGGCCAGCAGACCCCCTCGGCTGGCGTTGGGGAGAGGGGTGGGGGCACACCCCATGAGAAACACCTCCAGTCACCCTCTTGGGGAAAAGGAGGCGACCTAATGTTGGGGGACCAGGCTGACCTTATGTCTTCTTTAGACAGTGGCATTCAAAGTGTTGCTGCCAAGTCTGACAGTAGCTCACCGAGAGTGGACTTTCCTGACGATGTCAGCACCCACTATGGCAACGAGGATGAGGTGTCCTCCAGCTCAGATGCAGGAGGGGCCTCAAACACCAAGCCTAATCGCAGCCCTATGATCACAGGCTCACCCAAAATGCAGAGGGGTGACCATGGGTTGATAAATGGACAAAAGCCCCTAACCATGGGCATTAACAATCATACTACCTCGACACCAGACAGCTATGGACTGAATGCTGGTGTGGGCACAGGGGCCAGTGGGGTAAGCCATCCGGGCACTCCTGGCGTGGAGCAGGTACGCACCCCATCCAGCACCTCTGGCCAGGAAGAAATCCATCCTCTGGAGATTCTGCAGGCCCAGATCCAGCTACAGCGGCAACAGTTCAGTATCTCTGAAGACCAGCCCCTGGCCATGAAGAATGGCAAAAAGAATGGCGACTGTCCCTCACAGAACGGAGACAATGAGCTGGCGAGCTGCAGCCCGGATGCTGGGAAGGGCTCAATGGGCACTATTGACCTTGACACCCTCATGGCAGAGCAGCACGCCACCTGGTACGTGCCCAGTGACAAGGCCATGATGGACGGGTCAGAGGATGACAAGGCCATGGGACCctgggaaaaaaataagagCCAAAACAACAGTAAAGAAG AATCGGAGCTCTCCCAGAGTAAGGCTGGAGCCGGGGCCCCGGGGGCcggaagtggaggaggaggaggaggaggaggaggaggaggaggaggaggaggtgggagcAGTGGAGGGAACCACCTGCAGTGCCTGTCCGTCCACTGCACAGACGAGCTGGGGGACAGCAAGGGCCGAGGGGGGCCCGTCTCGTCTTGGCGCTCGCTCCACTCTGATATCTCAAACCGATTTGGGACGTTTGTGGCGGCACTGACTTGA